A genomic segment from Salvia splendens isolate huo1 chromosome 13, SspV2, whole genome shotgun sequence encodes:
- the LOC121762647 gene encoding ribosome biogenesis regulatory protein homolog, which translates to MAYDEQTGTWNRLHGYDRVNDENDIPIIEAKATDEKKNRVDKQEGNRLKNLKNAQKAGALPSHIQLAATALPMTGTQSQPKRVSKDVLQNVTGMAATATASGGKFDKKLPGV; encoded by the exons atggCCTATGATGAGCAAACCGGTACCTGGAACAGGCTCCATGGTTATGATCGTGTTAATGATGAAAATGATATACCAATCATTGAGGCCAAGGCTACTGATG agaagaaaaacagagttgacAAACAGGAGGGTAATCGATTGAAGAACCTGAAAAATGCTCAGAAAGCAGGTGCCTTGCCAAG TCATATTCAACTTGCTGCGACTGCCTTACCTATGACAGGAACGCAATCACAGCCTAAGAGAGTTAGCAAAGATGTGTTACAAAATGTAACTGGCATGGCAGCAACTGCAACAGCGAGCGGTGGGAAATTTGACAAGAAATTGCCAGGGGTCTGA
- the LOC121762596 gene encoding cell division control protein 48 homolog E-like, whose translation MSNKPESSDPNAKKDFSTAILERKKAANRLVVDEAINDDNSVVSLHPDTMEKLQIFRGDTILIKGKKRKDTVCIALAEDTCEQPKIRMNKVVRNNLRVRLGDVVSVHLCPDVKYGKRVHILPVDDTIEGVTGNLFDAYLKPYFLEAYRPVRKGDLFLVRGGMRSVEFKVVETDPSEYCVVAPDTEIFCEGEPVKREDEDRLDEVGYDDVGGVRKQMAQIRELVELPLRHPQLFKSIGVKPPKGILLYGPPGSGKTLIARAVANETGAFFFCINGPEIMSKMAGESESNLRKAFEEAEKNAPSIIFIDEIDSIAPKREKTHGEVERRIVSQLLTLMDGLKARAHVIVMGATNRPNSIDPALRRFGRFDREIDIGVPDEVGRLEVLRIHTKNMKLAEDVDLERISKNTHGYVGADLAALCTEAALQCIREKMDVIDLEDDSIDAEILNSMAVSNEHFQTALGTSNPSALRETVVEVPNVSWEDIGGLENVKRELQETVQYPVEHPEKFEKFGMSPSKGVLFYGPPGCGKTLLAKAIANECQANFISVKGPELLTMWFGESEANVREIFDKARQSAPCVLFFDELDSIATQRGSSVGDAGGAADRVLNQLLTEMDGMNAKKTVFIIGATNRPDIIDPALLRPGRLDQLIYIPLPDEESRYQIFKSCLRKSPISKDIDLRALAKYTQGFSGADITEICQRAVKYAIRENIEKDIEREKRRGENPEAMEEDVEDEVAEIKPAHFEESMKFARRSVSDGDIRKYQAFAQTLQQSRGFGAEFRFEEQSRGVSAGAADPFAAGSVAADDDDLYS comes from the exons ATGAGCAACAAACCAGAGTCCTCCGATCC CAACGCGAAGAAGGATTTTAGCACTGCGATTTTGGAGAGGAAAAAGGCGGCGAATCGGTTGGTGGTGGATGAGGCCATCAACGATGATAATTCTGTAGTTTCTCTTCACCCTGATACTATGGAGAAGCTCCAGATTTTCCGCGGCGACACAATTTTGATCAAG GGTAAGAAACGAAAAGATACTGTCTGCATTGCCCTTGCTGAGGATACCTGCGAGCAACCAAAGATTCGGATGAATAAGGTTGTCCGGAACAATCTCAGAGTTAGACTTGGAGATGTCGTTTCCGTGCACTTATGTCCTGATGTGAAGTATGGGAAGCGAGTCCACATTCTCCCTGTGGATGACACCATTGAAGGGGTTACTGGCAACCTTTTTGATGCTTACCTGAAAC CATATTTCCTAGAGGCATATCGGCCTGTGAGGAAAGGTGATTTGTTTCTTGTGAGGGGAGGAATGAGAAGCGTAGAGTTCAAGGTTGTCGAAACTGATCCTTCGGAATACTGTGTTGTTGCCCCTGATACGGAAATCTTTTGTGAGGGAGAGCCTGTAAAAAGGGAGGATGAAGATAGGTTGGATGAAGTTGGTTACGATGATGTTGGCGGTGTTCGTAAACAGATGGCTCAGATTCGCGAATTGGTAGAACTGCCGCTGAGGCACCCACAGCTTTTCAAGTCAATTGGAGTGAAGCCTCCGAAAGGAATTCTGCTTTATGGTCCTCCTGGATCTGGGAAAACCTTGATTGCCCGAGCTGTGGCCAATGAGACTGGTGCTTTCTTCTTCTGTATTAATGGACCAGAAATAATGTCAAAAATGGCAGGAGAAAGTGAAAGCAATCTCAGGAAGGCATTTGAGGAAGCTGAGAAGAATGCGCCTTCCATTATATTTATTGATGAAATCGACTCCATTGCGCCCAAGAGAGAGAAAACCCATGGAGAAGTAGAAAGGAGGATTGTGTCCCAACTCCTGACATTAATGGATGGACTCAAGGCTCGCGCTCATGTTATTGTGATGGGTGCTACGAACCGTCCCAACAGCATAGACCCTGCTCTGAGAAGGTTTGGGAGGTTTGATAGGGAAATAGACATAGGTGTTCCTGATGAAGTAGGGCGCCTTGAGGTTCTTCGTATCCACACAAAGAACATGAAACTTGCTGAAGAT GTTGATTTGGAAAGAATTTCCAAGAATACACATGGCTACGTTGGTGCTGATTTAGCTGCTTTGTGCACTGAGGCTGCCCTTCAATGCATTAGGGAAAAGATGGATGTGATCGACTTGGAAGACGACTCCATTGATGCCGAGATACTGAACTCCATGGCTGTCAGCAATGAGCATTTCCAGACTGCTCTTGGAACAAGCAACCCCTCTGCTCTGCGTGAAACG GTTGTTGAAGTGCCCAATGTTAGCTGGGAAGACATTGGAGGGCTTGAGAATGTCAAGCGGGAGCTACAAGAG ACCGTTCAATATCCGGTTGAGCATCCCGAGAAATTTGAGAAATTTGGAATGTCACCCTCGAAAGGAGTTCTTTTCTATGGTCCTCCTGGTTGTGGAAAAACTTTGCTAGCCAAGGCTATCGCGAACGAATGCCAGGCAAACTTCATCAGTGTCAAGGGGCCTGAACTGCTCACTATGTGGTTTGGAGAGAGTGAGGCCAATGTAAGAGAGATTTTCGACAAGGCTCGCCAGTCTGCTCCTTGCGTCTTATTTTTTGATGAATTGGACTCAATTGCTACTCAG AGAGGGAGCAGTGTAGGTGATGCTGGTGGCGCTGCCGATCGTGTGTTAAATCAGCTCCTAACAGAAATGGACGGAATGAATGCTAAGAAGACTGTCTTCATCATTGGTGCCACCAACAGGCCCGACATCATTGATCCTGCCCTCCTCCGCCCTGGCCGTCTTGATCAGCTCATCTACATCCCTCTTCCTGATGAGGAATCGCGCTACCAAATATTCAAGTCGTGTTTGAGAAAGTCGCCTATCTCCAAAGACATCGACCTAAGAGCCCTTGCTAAGTACACTCAAGGATTCAGTGGCGCTGATATCACTGAGATATGTCAGCGTGCAGTCAAGTATGCCATCAGAGAAAACATCGAAAAG GATATCGAGAGAGAGAAACGGAGAGGCGAGAACCCCGAGGCTATGGAGGAAGATGTCGAGGACGAGGTGGCAGAGATCAAACCTGCACACTTCGAGGAATCGATGAAGTTTGCTCGGAGGAGTGTGAGTGACGGCGACATACGCAAGTACCAGGCGTTTGCTCAGACCCTCCAGCAGTCGAGGGGATTCGGAGCAGAATTCCGATTTGAGGAGCAAAGCAGGGGCGTCTCTGCTGGAGCTGCCGACCCTTTTGCAGCAGGCTCTGTTGCAGCTGATGACGATGATCTCTACAGTTAA